A single genomic interval of Juglans regia cultivar Chandler chromosome 1, Walnut 2.0, whole genome shotgun sequence harbors:
- the LOC108998608 gene encoding F-box protein At4g00755-like isoform X1 — protein MLKMDNRGDFLHLLGLDMSTKILNHLDDPSDVVRACSVSRSWHRFVIENGLSKQLCLKIFPEISNVTHIIEVNNMIEPAKISSDDSAEWERLKRDHRVYAFLTRGLTPFMRGDCISEPISASSTDNYPGESIQNTLEPRDRVEDRASYWSSKGESDPGVPETLIYKLVANLCVVTEIHVQPFQAYFQYGFPIYSSKAVRFRMGYPRRPLRFDEDKRDALLAAHEWMDDEFIWTYTSPEFPMAQENCLQKFKLPEPVLCIGGILQVELLGRVQRQEMDGLYYICVSHVQVVGRSLLLPFDIQVLDPSGLCALIYQPKTECCKSSTQSSVTEASMPSHFRAFTERLMLLLSRAVVANRV, from the exons ATGCTTAAAATGGATAATCGAGGTGACTTCCTTCATTTGCTCGGACTTGATATGTCAACAAAGATTCTCAACCATTTGGATGACCCATCTGACGTTGTCCGGGCTTGTTCTGTTTCGAGATCTTGGCACCGATTTG TGATTGAAAATGGCCTTTCCAAGCAGCTTTGCTTGAAAATTTTTCCTGAGATATCTAATGTCACGCATATTATTGAAGTGAACAACATGATTGAACCTGCAAAAATCAGCAGTGATGATTCTGCAGAATGGGAACGCCTTAAGAGGGATCACAGAGTATATGCCTTCTTAACTCGAGGCCTGACCCCTTTCATGAGAGGTGATTGTATATCAGAGCCCATTAGCGCATCAAGCACTGATAATTACCCTGGCGAAAGCATTCAGAATACCTTGGAACCAAGAGATAGAGTTGAGGACAGAGCTTCCTACTGGTCAAGTAAAGGGGAAAGTGATCCCGGTGTTCCTGAAACATTGATCTATAAGTTGGTTGCCAATTTGTGTGTTGTTACTGAAATCCACGTTCAACCTTTCCAAG CATATTTTCAGTATGGCTTTCCTATATATTCATCTAAGGCTGTTCGATTTAGAATGGGTTATCCCAGACGTCCATTGAGGTTTGATGAGGACAAAAGAGATGCTTTGTTAGCTGCACACGAATGGATGGATGATGAGTTTATTTGGACTTATACATCGCCAGAATTTCCGATGGCTCAG GAGAACTGCTTGCAAAAGTTCAAGTTACCAGAACCTGTTCTTTGCATTGGAGGGATTCTGCAGGTCGAGTTATTGGGTCGGGTTCAGAGACAAGAAATGGATGGATTATACTACATATG TGTTTCCCATGTTCAAGTTGTGGGACGATCACTCTTACTACCGTTTGATATTCAAGTGCTTGACCCCTCAGGATTGTGTGCCCTAATATACCAACCGAAAACAGAGTGTTGCAAGTCTTCAACACAATCATCCGTGACAGAGGCAAGCATGCCTTCTCACTTCCGTGCATTTACCGAAAGATTGATGCTGCTGCTGAGTAGGGCTGTTGTTGCCAACCGTGTATGA
- the LOC108998534 gene encoding F-box protein PP2-A13-like, whose translation MGASFSGFVADQSSTEVSSPSKPSLGDLPENCISSILMYLDPPEICKLARLNRAFRSASRADFVWESKLPSNYKFLVNKVLHEDTENLAKKDIYARLCRHNHFDHGTKEVWLDKSSGKVFMSISSKTLRITGIDDRRYWNYIATEESRFQTIAYLHQIWWVEVLGELEFEFQPGTYSLFFRLQLGKASKVRFGRRVCNLDQVHGWDIKPVRFQLSASLSNGTQHHHALSECFLREPGKWVCYHVGEFVIENPNTPTKIKFSMIQIDCTHTKGGLCVDSVLICPSGLEETL comes from the exons ATGGGGGCTAGTTTCTCCGGTTTTGTAGCAGATCAGAGCAGTACTGAAGTTTCTTCTCCATCGAAACCCAGTCTAGGTGACTTGCCGGAGAATTGCATCTCATCGATTCTGATGTACTTGGATCCTCCGGAAATCTGTAAGTTAGCCCGATTGAACAGGGCTTTCCGCAGCGCTTCTCGGGCTGATTTTGTGTGGGAGTCGAAGTTGCCTTCAAATTATAAGTTTCTTGTCAACAAAGTTCTTCACGAAGACACTGAGAATTTGGCGAAGAAAGATATTTATGCTAGATTATGTAGACACAATCACTTTGATCATGGCACTAAg gaAGTTTGGTTGGACAAGAGCAGTGGTAAGGTTTTTATGTCAATTTCGTCGAAGACCTTGAGGATAACAGGGATAGATGATCGAAGATACTGGAACTACATTGCGACTGAAGAATCCAG ATTTCAAACAATTGCATACCTTCACCAGATTTGGTGGGTAGAAGTGCTTGGAGAATTGGAGTTCGAATTTCAACCGGGGACATACAGCCTGTTCTTCCGGCTTCAACTAGGCAAAGCCTCGAAAGTACGGTTTGGTCGAAGGGTCTGTAACCTTGATCAAGTGCATGGTTGGGACATTAAACCTGTCCGGTTCCAGTTATCCGCATCACTATCGAACGGTACTCAGCATCATCATGCGCTTTCTGAATGTTTTTTGCGGGAACCAGGCAAATGGGTCTGTTACCATGTGGGTGAGTTTGTCATCGAGAACCCTAACACGCCCACAAAGATCAAGTTTTCGATGATCCAGATTGATTGTACACACACCAAAGGTGGTCTTTGCGTTGACTCCGTGTTGATATGTCCCAGTGGATTAGAAGAAACATTATAA
- the LOC108998579 gene encoding probable transcriptional regulator SLK2 isoform X1: protein MAPSRVAGGLTQSSSSSGIFFQGDGQSQVVVNSHLSSSFGNSSNSIPGPGRSNLGPVSGDMSNAAMNSVANSGPSVGASSLVTDANSALSGGPHLQRSASINTESYLRLPASPLSFSSNNISISGSSVMDGSSVVQQNSHQDRNAQHAQQPQGASSATSLPASQTGQASLSMGARVGAFIQDPNNLSQVQKKPRLDIKQEDILQQQVLQQLLQRQDPMQFQGRNPQFQALLHQQRLRQQQQQQILQSMPQLQRAQLQQQQQQQQQQQQQQQQQQQQMQLRHHLQQQAMPPISGMKRPYDSGVCARRLMQYLYHQRQRPHPHENSIMYWRKFVAEYYSPRAKKRWCLSLYDNVGHQALGVFPQAAMDAWQCDICGSKSGRGFEATFEVLPRLNEIKFGSGVIDELLFLDLPRECIFPSGIMMLEYGKAVQESVYEQLRVVREGQLRIIFTHDLKILSWEFCAQRHEELLPRRLVAPQVNQLLQVAQKCQSTIAESGSDGVSQQDLQTNSNMVLTAGRQLAKSLELQSLNDLGFSKRYVRCLQISEVVNSMKELIDFSRENKVGPIEGLKNYPRHASIAKLQMQKMQEMEQLANVQGLPTDRNTLNKLMALHPGLNNQINNSHNMVSRGALSGSAQAALALTSYQNLLMRQNSMNSNPNSLQQESPSSLNNSNQSPSSNLQGAAALIPGSIQNLPSSGFSSPRTQPRQPQKLQQRSLSANNMLQQNHPQTSQGNQVLQQQMIQQLLQMSNNSGVQQQSLAGSNANGSVARNGLGFGGNPTAAAMASNPTAAAMANASGSNGPAPSRSNSFKAASNSDSAAGGNNGFNQRSPDLPQNLHLQDDMVIPDIAHDFTENGFLNGDFDDSMSYGWKG from the exons ATGGCACCTTCTCGAGTGGCTGGAGGATTAACCCAATCTTCCTCAAGTTCTGGAATATTCTTCCAGGGAGATGGGCAATCCCAGGTTGTAGTTAATTCTCACTTGAGCTCGTCTTTTGGGAACTCTTCTAATTCAATTCCTGGACCTGGGCGTTCAAATCTGGGTCCTGTTTCGGGGGATATGAGCAATGCTGCGATGAACAGTGTGGCAAACTCTGGACCAAGTGTCGGGGCAAGTTCGTTGGTGACAGATGCAAACTCTGCACTTTCAGGAGGTCCCCATTTGCAAAGAAGTGCAAGCATCAATACAGAGTCTTACTTGCGTCTGCCAGCTTCGCCTTTGTCATTCTCGTCCAATAACATTAGTATTTCGGGCTCATCAGTTATGGACGGGTCTTCTGTAGTGCAGCAAAATTCCCATCAAGACCGGAATGCGCAACATGCACAGCAGCCGCAGGGAGCTTCAAGTGCTACATCGCTACCTGCATCCCAAACTGGCCAAGCTTCCCTTTCCATGGGTGCACGagttggagctttcattcaggaTCCAAATAATTTATCCCAGGTGCAGAAGAAACCCCGGTTGGATATCAAGCAAGAAGATATCTTGCAGCAGCAGGTGTTACAACAGTTACTGCAGAGACAAGACCCTATGCAATTCCAAGGCCGCAATCCACAGTTTCAAGCATTGCTTCATCAGCAGAGATTAcgacagcagcaacaacaacaaattctGCAGTCTATGCCACAGTTACAGAGAGCCCAGTtgcagcaacagcagcagcaacaacagcagcaacagcagcagcagcagcagcagcagcagcagatgCAGTTGAGGCATCATCTGCAACAACAGGCAATGCCGCCAATATCAGGCATGAAGCGTCCCTATGATAGTGGTGTTTGTGCTCGTCGGCTGATGCAATACCTCTATCATCAGCGGCAACGGCCACATCCACAT GAAAATAGTATTATGTACTGGAGGAAGTTTGTGGCAGAGTATTACTCTCCTCGCGCGAAGAAAAGATGGTGCTTGTCATTATATGATAACGTGGGGCATCAGGCACTTGGTGTTTTCCCCCAGGCAGCCATG GATGCGTGGCAGTGTGATATTTGCGGTTCCAAATCTGGAAGGGGTTTTG AGGCAACATTTGAAGTACTTCCTAGACTTAATGAGATCAAGTTTGGTAGTGGGGTCATTGATGAGCTTCTGTTTTTGGACTTGCCACGGGAATGTATATTTCCTTCTGGAATAATGATGTTAGAATATGGAAAAGCAGTCCAAGAGAGTGTTTATGAGCAACTTCGTGTTGTTCGCGAGGGTCAGCTTCGTATCATTTTCACCCATGATCTGAAG ATATTATCTTGGGAATTTTGTGCACAGCGGCACGAAGAACTTCTTCCTCGTAGGTTGGTTGCACCGCAG GTGAATCAGTTGCTTCAGGTTGCACAGAAATGCCAGAGTACGATTGCTGAAAGTGGATCTGATGGGGTTTCTCAGCAGGATCTACAAACAAACAGTAATAT GGTACTGACAGCAGGGCGCCAGCTTGCGAAGAGTTTGGAGTTACAGTCATTGAATGACTTGGGCTTTTCAAAAAGATATGTGAGGTGTTTGCAG ATCTCTGAAGTTGTCAATAGCATGAAAGAACTGATAGATTTCAGCCGGGAGAATAAAGTCGGGCCAATTG AGGGCTTGAAAAATTATCCTCGACATGCCTCTATAGCCAAGCTCCAGATGCAAAAGATGCAGGAGATGGAGCAACTAGCAAACGTGCAGGGTCTCCCAACTGACCGGAATACCCTCAATAAGCTAATGGCATTGCATCCTGGACTAAATAACCAAATAAACAACAGTCATAACATGGTCAGTCGAGGAGCTTTAAGCGGATCAGCACAAGCTGCTCTGGCTCTGACCAGTTATCAGAATCTGCTCATGAGGCAGAACTCTATGAATTCGAATCCTAACTCGCTTCAACAGGAGTCTCCATCTTCCTTAAATAATTCTAATCAGAGTCCGTCTTCAAATCTCCAAGGGGCAGCTGCTTTAATTCCTGGATCTATTCAGAATTTACCTTCCAGTGGCTTCTCAAGTCCCCGTACACAGCCGCGGCAACCACAGAAACTGCAGCAACGCTCACTGAGTGCTAATAACATGTTGCAACAAAATCATCCACAGACCTCCCAAGGCAACCAGGTCTTACAACAGCAGATGATCCAGCAACTGCTGCAGATGTCTAACAACAGTGGAGTGCAACAGCAATCCCTTGCTGGGTCAAATGCAAATGGAAGTGTGGCAAGGAATGGATTAGGATTTGGAGGCAACCCTACAGCTGCAGCCATGGCCAGCAACCCTACAGCTGCAGCCATGGCCAATGCGTCGGGAAGTAATGGGCCTGCTCCAAGTCGGAGTAACAGTTTCAAAGCTGCTTCAAACAGTGACTCTGCAGCTGGTGGCAATAATGGATTCAACCAGAGATCTCCAGATCTACCACAGAATCTCCATCTGCAGGATGATATGGTAATACCGGATATAGCCCACGACTTCACAGAGAACGGGTTTTTAAATGGTGACTTTGATGATAGTATGAGTTATGGCTGGAAGGGGTGA
- the LOC108998579 gene encoding probable transcriptional regulator SLK2 isoform X2, producing the protein MSNAAMNSVANSGPSVGASSLVTDANSALSGGPHLQRSASINTESYLRLPASPLSFSSNNISISGSSVMDGSSVVQQNSHQDRNAQHAQQPQGASSATSLPASQTGQASLSMGARVGAFIQDPNNLSQVQKKPRLDIKQEDILQQQVLQQLLQRQDPMQFQGRNPQFQALLHQQRLRQQQQQQILQSMPQLQRAQLQQQQQQQQQQQQQQQQQQQQMQLRHHLQQQAMPPISGMKRPYDSGVCARRLMQYLYHQRQRPHPHENSIMYWRKFVAEYYSPRAKKRWCLSLYDNVGHQALGVFPQAAMDAWQCDICGSKSGRGFEATFEVLPRLNEIKFGSGVIDELLFLDLPRECIFPSGIMMLEYGKAVQESVYEQLRVVREGQLRIIFTHDLKILSWEFCAQRHEELLPRRLVAPQVNQLLQVAQKCQSTIAESGSDGVSQQDLQTNSNMVLTAGRQLAKSLELQSLNDLGFSKRYVRCLQISEVVNSMKELIDFSRENKVGPIEGLKNYPRHASIAKLQMQKMQEMEQLANVQGLPTDRNTLNKLMALHPGLNNQINNSHNMVSRGALSGSAQAALALTSYQNLLMRQNSMNSNPNSLQQESPSSLNNSNQSPSSNLQGAAALIPGSIQNLPSSGFSSPRTQPRQPQKLQQRSLSANNMLQQNHPQTSQGNQVLQQQMIQQLLQMSNNSGVQQQSLAGSNANGSVARNGLGFGGNPTAAAMASNPTAAAMANASGSNGPAPSRSNSFKAASNSDSAAGGNNGFNQRSPDLPQNLHLQDDMVIPDIAHDFTENGFLNGDFDDSMSYGWKG; encoded by the exons ATGAGCAATGCTGCGATGAACAGTGTGGCAAACTCTGGACCAAGTGTCGGGGCAAGTTCGTTGGTGACAGATGCAAACTCTGCACTTTCAGGAGGTCCCCATTTGCAAAGAAGTGCAAGCATCAATACAGAGTCTTACTTGCGTCTGCCAGCTTCGCCTTTGTCATTCTCGTCCAATAACATTAGTATTTCGGGCTCATCAGTTATGGACGGGTCTTCTGTAGTGCAGCAAAATTCCCATCAAGACCGGAATGCGCAACATGCACAGCAGCCGCAGGGAGCTTCAAGTGCTACATCGCTACCTGCATCCCAAACTGGCCAAGCTTCCCTTTCCATGGGTGCACGagttggagctttcattcaggaTCCAAATAATTTATCCCAGGTGCAGAAGAAACCCCGGTTGGATATCAAGCAAGAAGATATCTTGCAGCAGCAGGTGTTACAACAGTTACTGCAGAGACAAGACCCTATGCAATTCCAAGGCCGCAATCCACAGTTTCAAGCATTGCTTCATCAGCAGAGATTAcgacagcagcaacaacaacaaattctGCAGTCTATGCCACAGTTACAGAGAGCCCAGTtgcagcaacagcagcagcaacaacagcagcaacagcagcagcagcagcagcagcagcagcagatgCAGTTGAGGCATCATCTGCAACAACAGGCAATGCCGCCAATATCAGGCATGAAGCGTCCCTATGATAGTGGTGTTTGTGCTCGTCGGCTGATGCAATACCTCTATCATCAGCGGCAACGGCCACATCCACAT GAAAATAGTATTATGTACTGGAGGAAGTTTGTGGCAGAGTATTACTCTCCTCGCGCGAAGAAAAGATGGTGCTTGTCATTATATGATAACGTGGGGCATCAGGCACTTGGTGTTTTCCCCCAGGCAGCCATG GATGCGTGGCAGTGTGATATTTGCGGTTCCAAATCTGGAAGGGGTTTTG AGGCAACATTTGAAGTACTTCCTAGACTTAATGAGATCAAGTTTGGTAGTGGGGTCATTGATGAGCTTCTGTTTTTGGACTTGCCACGGGAATGTATATTTCCTTCTGGAATAATGATGTTAGAATATGGAAAAGCAGTCCAAGAGAGTGTTTATGAGCAACTTCGTGTTGTTCGCGAGGGTCAGCTTCGTATCATTTTCACCCATGATCTGAAG ATATTATCTTGGGAATTTTGTGCACAGCGGCACGAAGAACTTCTTCCTCGTAGGTTGGTTGCACCGCAG GTGAATCAGTTGCTTCAGGTTGCACAGAAATGCCAGAGTACGATTGCTGAAAGTGGATCTGATGGGGTTTCTCAGCAGGATCTACAAACAAACAGTAATAT GGTACTGACAGCAGGGCGCCAGCTTGCGAAGAGTTTGGAGTTACAGTCATTGAATGACTTGGGCTTTTCAAAAAGATATGTGAGGTGTTTGCAG ATCTCTGAAGTTGTCAATAGCATGAAAGAACTGATAGATTTCAGCCGGGAGAATAAAGTCGGGCCAATTG AGGGCTTGAAAAATTATCCTCGACATGCCTCTATAGCCAAGCTCCAGATGCAAAAGATGCAGGAGATGGAGCAACTAGCAAACGTGCAGGGTCTCCCAACTGACCGGAATACCCTCAATAAGCTAATGGCATTGCATCCTGGACTAAATAACCAAATAAACAACAGTCATAACATGGTCAGTCGAGGAGCTTTAAGCGGATCAGCACAAGCTGCTCTGGCTCTGACCAGTTATCAGAATCTGCTCATGAGGCAGAACTCTATGAATTCGAATCCTAACTCGCTTCAACAGGAGTCTCCATCTTCCTTAAATAATTCTAATCAGAGTCCGTCTTCAAATCTCCAAGGGGCAGCTGCTTTAATTCCTGGATCTATTCAGAATTTACCTTCCAGTGGCTTCTCAAGTCCCCGTACACAGCCGCGGCAACCACAGAAACTGCAGCAACGCTCACTGAGTGCTAATAACATGTTGCAACAAAATCATCCACAGACCTCCCAAGGCAACCAGGTCTTACAACAGCAGATGATCCAGCAACTGCTGCAGATGTCTAACAACAGTGGAGTGCAACAGCAATCCCTTGCTGGGTCAAATGCAAATGGAAGTGTGGCAAGGAATGGATTAGGATTTGGAGGCAACCCTACAGCTGCAGCCATGGCCAGCAACCCTACAGCTGCAGCCATGGCCAATGCGTCGGGAAGTAATGGGCCTGCTCCAAGTCGGAGTAACAGTTTCAAAGCTGCTTCAAACAGTGACTCTGCAGCTGGTGGCAATAATGGATTCAACCAGAGATCTCCAGATCTACCACAGAATCTCCATCTGCAGGATGATATGGTAATACCGGATATAGCCCACGACTTCACAGAGAACGGGTTTTTAAATGGTGACTTTGATGATAGTATGAGTTATGGCTGGAAGGGGTGA
- the LOC108998608 gene encoding F-box protein At4g00755-like isoform X2, producing the protein MIEPAKISSDDSAEWERLKRDHRVYAFLTRGLTPFMRGDCISEPISASSTDNYPGESIQNTLEPRDRVEDRASYWSSKGESDPGVPETLIYKLVANLCVVTEIHVQPFQAYFQYGFPIYSSKAVRFRMGYPRRPLRFDEDKRDALLAAHEWMDDEFIWTYTSPEFPMAQENCLQKFKLPEPVLCIGGILQVELLGRVQRQEMDGLYYICVSHVQVVGRSLLLPFDIQVLDPSGLCALIYQPKTECCKSSTQSSVTEASMPSHFRAFTERLMLLLSRAVVANRV; encoded by the exons ATGATTGAACCTGCAAAAATCAGCAGTGATGATTCTGCAGAATGGGAACGCCTTAAGAGGGATCACAGAGTATATGCCTTCTTAACTCGAGGCCTGACCCCTTTCATGAGAGGTGATTGTATATCAGAGCCCATTAGCGCATCAAGCACTGATAATTACCCTGGCGAAAGCATTCAGAATACCTTGGAACCAAGAGATAGAGTTGAGGACAGAGCTTCCTACTGGTCAAGTAAAGGGGAAAGTGATCCCGGTGTTCCTGAAACATTGATCTATAAGTTGGTTGCCAATTTGTGTGTTGTTACTGAAATCCACGTTCAACCTTTCCAAG CATATTTTCAGTATGGCTTTCCTATATATTCATCTAAGGCTGTTCGATTTAGAATGGGTTATCCCAGACGTCCATTGAGGTTTGATGAGGACAAAAGAGATGCTTTGTTAGCTGCACACGAATGGATGGATGATGAGTTTATTTGGACTTATACATCGCCAGAATTTCCGATGGCTCAG GAGAACTGCTTGCAAAAGTTCAAGTTACCAGAACCTGTTCTTTGCATTGGAGGGATTCTGCAGGTCGAGTTATTGGGTCGGGTTCAGAGACAAGAAATGGATGGATTATACTACATATG TGTTTCCCATGTTCAAGTTGTGGGACGATCACTCTTACTACCGTTTGATATTCAAGTGCTTGACCCCTCAGGATTGTGTGCCCTAATATACCAACCGAAAACAGAGTGTTGCAAGTCTTCAACACAATCATCCGTGACAGAGGCAAGCATGCCTTCTCACTTCCGTGCATTTACCGAAAGATTGATGCTGCTGCTGAGTAGGGCTGTTGTTGCCAACCGTGTATGA